A stretch of Babylonia areolata isolate BAREFJ2019XMU chromosome 23, ASM4173473v1, whole genome shotgun sequence DNA encodes these proteins:
- the LOC143297975 gene encoding ras-related protein Rab-39B-like: protein MCEPIFEYQFRLILIGDSTVGKSSILRYFTDGKFEDACDPTVGVDFYARLMEVKPGVRVKLQIWDTAGQERFRSITRSYYRNSVGVIIVYDITKRSTFENLKMWYEEARNHIEPHKAIFLILGHKSDKEDGRQVTAREGRRFAEMHGLKFFETSAKSGHNIEEVFSQVARDTYQHLQDGHIRLEEGWDGVKPGFARPRETVHLAEGEESGGCC, encoded by the exons ATGTGTGAACCAATCTTCGAATATCAGTTCAGACTGATCCTCATTGGCGACAGCACTGTGGGAAAGTCTTCCATTTTGCGCTACTTCACAGATGGCAAGTTTGAGGATGCTTGCGACCCAACTGTGGGAGTGGATTTCTACGCTCGTCTGATGGAAGTCAAACCCGGCGTCCGCGTCAAATTGCAAATCTGGGATACGGCAGGACAGGAGAGATTTCG ATCTATAACAAGGTCTTACTACCGCAACTCGGTGGGTGTGATCATTGTGTACGACATCACCAAGCGCAGTACCTTTGAAAACCTCAAGATGTGGTATGAAGAGGCCCGGAACCATATCGAGCCGCACAAAGCCATCTTCTTGATCCTCGGCCACAAGTCTGACAAGGAGGATGGCCGGCAGGTCACAGCGCGGGAAGGCCGGCGCTTCGCTGAGATGCATGGACTGAAGTTCTTTGAGACGTCGGCCAAGTCGGGGCACAACATCGAAGAGGTGTTTTCACAGGTGGCCAGGGACACTTACCAGCACCTCCAGGATGGTCACATTCGCCTGGAGGAAGGGTGGGACGGGGTGAAGCCAGGTTTCGCTCGCCCCCGAGAGACGGTGCACCTGGCtgaaggggaggagagtgggggctGCTGTTAA